Proteins found in one Dehalococcoidia bacterium genomic segment:
- a CDS encoding DEAD/DEAH box helicase: MTDFLNLGLSPRVLRAVSAMGFEEPTPVQSRTIPRLLAGKDVVVQAQTGTGKTAAYGLPIAERMDASSRSVQALVLTPTRELALQVANQLAQLTQFQGLSVLPVYGGQSYVLQIRSLKRGVQIVVATPGRLLDLLKQRVLTLAQVRFVVLDEADEMLNMGFQEDVERILRETPGERQTALFSATMPEAILRLANRYLREPERIILSQPQALTVPTITQSYFLVPPQFKVEALSRVLEARAPDLALVFCATKCMTAELARELQSRGYRTEALHSDITQSQREAAMQAARKGQVDVLVATDVAARGIDIPEVSHVINFDVPQDSDSYVHRVGRTARAGRAGEAMTFVTPRELRLLRAIESAVGVRLKREELPTAAEAEGRERESMTARLRQVLVDGQWGAFRSLAEELAQQNDPLDIAAAAMSMAYGPVKPRLDIPRVSPHEPAPPAKPRFSRRPTFKRGRR; the protein is encoded by the coding sequence CGCGCCGTGTCCGCCATGGGGTTTGAAGAGCCGACCCCTGTTCAGTCGAGGACGATTCCCCGGCTGCTGGCGGGCAAAGATGTCGTGGTTCAGGCCCAGACCGGTACGGGCAAGACCGCGGCCTATGGCCTTCCAATCGCCGAGCGGATGGATGCATCAAGCAGGAGCGTGCAGGCGCTGGTGCTGACGCCCACTCGGGAGCTGGCTTTACAGGTTGCCAACCAGTTGGCTCAGCTTACCCAGTTCCAGGGCCTCTCCGTATTGCCTGTCTATGGCGGGCAGTCGTATGTCCTTCAAATACGTTCTTTGAAACGGGGTGTTCAGATAGTCGTCGCAACGCCCGGGCGGTTGCTGGACCTGCTGAAGCAGCGGGTCCTCACGCTGGCGCAAGTCCGATTCGTCGTGCTGGACGAGGCGGACGAGATGCTGAACATGGGCTTCCAGGAGGATGTTGAACGGATTCTCCGCGAAACGCCGGGGGAGCGCCAGACCGCCCTTTTCTCCGCCACCATGCCGGAGGCCATCCTACGGCTCGCCAACCGCTATCTGCGCGAGCCGGAGCGCATCATCCTGTCACAGCCCCAGGCGCTGACAGTCCCCACCATCACCCAATCGTATTTCCTTGTCCCGCCCCAGTTCAAGGTGGAAGCCTTGAGTCGTGTCCTGGAGGCTCGCGCTCCCGACCTTGCCCTTGTGTTTTGCGCCACCAAATGCATGACAGCCGAACTGGCCAGGGAACTGCAGAGCCGGGGCTATCGCACCGAGGCGCTGCACAGCGACATAACTCAAAGCCAGAGGGAAGCCGCGATGCAGGCAGCCCGCAAGGGACAGGTGGACGTACTCGTGGCGACTGACGTGGCCGCGCGTGGCATTGACATCCCTGAAGTGTCTCACGTCATCAACTTCGATGTCCCGCAGGACTCGGACTCCTATGTGCATCGCGTCGGACGGACTGCGCGGGCCGGGCGGGCTGGCGAGGCGATGACGTTTGTAACGCCGCGTGAGTTGCGCCTGCTGAGGGCGATTGAGAGCGCCGTGGGAGTTCGCCTGAAGCGCGAGGAACTGCCAACCGCGGCTGAGGCTGAGGGGCGGGAGCGAGAGAGCATGACGGCCCGGCTGCGGCAGGTGTTGGTGGACGGCCAGTGGGGAGCGTTTCGGTCGCTGGCAGAGGAATTGGCGCAGCAAAACGATCCTCTGGATATCGCGGCGGCGGCGATGAGCATGGCCTATGGGCCCGTCAAGCCACGACTGGACATCCCTCGGGTGTCACCGCATGAGCCAGCGCCGCCGGCAAAGCCGAGGTTCAGCAGGCGTCCCACGTTCAAGCGGGGCCGCAGGTAG
- a CDS encoding 3-oxoacid CoA-transferase subunit A, whose protein sequence is MPLDKVVAGLDAAVRDIADGAVLLLGGFAGVGVPSHLIMAVLEKGAKDLTIVCNDCNGGTRGDRLDAAMLVDFRRVRKAITSYPVVTTTVKSCSFELQYRRREVDLELTPQGSLAERLRAAGAGIPAFYTPTGIGTRFAEGKETRVFDGRPCVMERALKADFALIRAWKADRYGNLVYRRAARNFNPVMAPAARTTIAEVDEVVEPGELDPEAVVTPGIFVHRVVRVTEADRRRLAMLGEKVVALRRSTGQ, encoded by the coding sequence ATGCCCCTCGATAAAGTTGTGGCTGGGCTGGATGCCGCCGTGCGGGATATAGCCGACGGCGCGGTCCTGCTGCTGGGCGGCTTCGCCGGCGTGGGCGTGCCGTCGCACCTCATTATGGCGGTGTTGGAGAAGGGCGCGAAAGACCTGACTATTGTGTGCAACGACTGCAACGGCGGCACGCGCGGGGACAGGCTGGACGCCGCGATGCTGGTGGACTTCCGGCGGGTGCGCAAGGCCATCACCTCGTACCCCGTCGTGACCACGACGGTCAAGTCGTGCTCCTTTGAGCTTCAGTACCGCCGCCGCGAGGTGGATCTGGAGCTGACGCCGCAGGGATCGCTCGCCGAGCGTCTGCGGGCCGCGGGCGCTGGCATACCCGCCTTTTACACGCCGACCGGCATCGGCACGCGGTTCGCGGAGGGCAAGGAGACGCGCGTTTTCGACGGACGTCCCTGCGTGATGGAGCGGGCGCTGAAGGCGGACTTCGCGCTGATCCGGGCGTGGAAGGCGGACCGCTACGGCAACCTGGTGTACCGCCGCGCGGCGCGCAACTTCAACCCGGTCATGGCGCCCGCCGCCAGGACGACCATCGCCGAGGTGGACGAGGTGGTGGAGCCGGGCGAGCTGGACCCGGAGGCGGTGGTCACGCCGGGCATCTTTGTGCACCGCGTGGTGCGCGTGACGGAGGCCGACCGCCGCAGGCTGGCGATGTTGGGGGAGAAAGTGGTGGCGCTGCGGCGGAGCACAGGGCAGTAG
- a CDS encoding 3-oxoacid CoA-transferase subunit A, with translation MNKLVRSADEAVADIFDGAVIHFGGFAARGVPYELIAALKRKGAKNLTAVCNDIWGGWRNFPDVSVLVANRQVKKLIATFPVPASPLEKTPFEEQWRAGQIELEMCPQGTLAERLRAAGAGIPAFYTPTGAGTQFAEGKETRAFDGREYVLERALKADFALVHAHKGDRYGNLVYNKAARNFNPPMAMAARTTIAEVDIIVEPGELDPEAVVTPGIFVELVVRVPKKK, from the coding sequence ATGAACAAGCTGGTCAGGAGCGCGGACGAGGCCGTGGCGGACATCTTTGACGGCGCGGTCATCCACTTCGGCGGGTTCGCGGCGCGCGGAGTCCCGTACGAGCTTATCGCGGCGCTCAAGCGCAAGGGGGCGAAGAATCTGACCGCCGTCTGCAACGACATCTGGGGCGGCTGGCGCAACTTTCCGGACGTCTCGGTGCTTGTCGCGAACAGGCAGGTGAAGAAGCTCATCGCGACCTTCCCCGTACCCGCGTCGCCTCTGGAGAAGACCCCGTTCGAGGAGCAGTGGCGCGCGGGCCAGATCGAGCTTGAGATGTGTCCGCAGGGCACGCTCGCCGAACGGCTGCGCGCCGCGGGCGCTGGCATACCCGCCTTCTACACGCCCACGGGCGCGGGCACGCAGTTCGCGGAGGGCAAGGAGACGCGCGCCTTCGACGGGCGGGAGTACGTGCTGGAGCGGGCGCTGAAGGCGGACTTCGCGCTGGTCCACGCCCACAAGGGCGACCGCTACGGCAACCTGGTCTATAACAAGGCCGCGCGCAACTTCAACCCGCCGATGGCCATGGCCGCCAGGACGACCATCGCGGAGGTGGACATAATTGTGGAGCCGGGCGAGTTGGATCCGGAGGCGGTGGTCACGCCGGGCATCTTCGTCGAGCTGGTCGTCCGCGTGCCGAAGAAGAAGTAG
- a CDS encoding 3-oxoacid CoA-transferase subunit B has translation MATRERLPREVMAMRIARELKDGYYVNLGIGIPTLVSNYIPPEMTVIVHSENGILGVGPLAEPGQEDFELINAGGQHVTLVPGGCFFHHADSFAMVRGGHIDVTVLGGLQVSEKGDLANWMIPTRGVGSIGGAADLVYGAKMLIVVMEHTAKDGQPKLVKKCSFPLTGKECVKIVVTDVAVIDVTKEGLVLREVAPGWTPREVQAITEPKLIVPKSVKEMEL, from the coding sequence ATGGCAACCAGGGAGCGGCTGCCCCGCGAGGTCATGGCGATGCGCATCGCGCGGGAGCTGAAGGACGGCTACTACGTCAACCTGGGCATCGGCATCCCGACGCTTGTCTCCAACTACATTCCGCCGGAGATGACTGTCATCGTGCACTCGGAGAACGGCATCCTGGGCGTCGGCCCTCTCGCCGAGCCGGGGCAGGAGGACTTTGAGCTTATCAACGCGGGGGGCCAGCATGTGACCCTCGTCCCCGGCGGCTGTTTCTTCCATCACGCCGACTCCTTCGCCATGGTGCGCGGCGGACACATTGACGTGACCGTCCTCGGCGGCCTTCAGGTCTCGGAGAAGGGCGACCTGGCGAACTGGATGATCCCGACCCGCGGCGTGGGCAGCATCGGTGGCGCGGCCGACCTGGTGTATGGCGCGAAGATGCTCATCGTCGTCATGGAGCATACGGCCAAGGACGGCCAGCCGAAGTTGGTCAAGAAATGCTCATTTCCCTTGACCGGCAAGGAATGCGTCAAGATAGTGGTCACCGATGTGGCGGTCATTGATGTGACAAAGGAGGGGCTGGTCCTGCGGGAGGTGGCCCCCGGCTGGACGCCCCGCGAGGTGCAGGCCATCACCGAGCCAAAGCTCATCGTTCCCAAAAGCGTCAAAGAGATGGAGCTATAG